The window TTTTCATTTAAATAAATCATACTATCTTCATAAACAGTTACATTTATTTTATTTTGTATACCAAATTTTAAAAGTTTTTCTGTTTCTTCAATCTTTATAGACTTAGAATAAATTGATTTTTCTTCTTTTAAGTCTTTTATAATAGCACCATTAGAACATATCATATGTATTGGAAGATCTAATATTTTTCCATATTGCTTGGAAGTTAAAAATGTTCTTCCCGTTGCTATTATAATTTCTATACCATCTTGATGAAGAGATCTCAATATTTCTATATTTTTTTGTGATATTTCAGACTTATTGTTTAAAAGTGTTCCATCGAGATCTAAAGCAACCATTTTATACTTTGACACATAATCACCTCTGTTTATTTTATTTTATTTTCATTATAATATTAACTTATACTCTTTAAAGATTTATTCAATTTAAGTAAAAAATAAAAACCGGAATAAATCAAGTATTTTTTATACTCAATATTATTCCAGTTTTGTTCTTTAATTTAATTTTATTTTTTGCCAGATTTGATTATATATTTCAACGTTTTCTCCTAAATCTTCTTTGAATTCATTGTTTTTAAGATCTGCTATTGAATATTTAGGTGTTATTTCTCTAATTTCTCTTGATTTTATATTTATAGAAGGCAATTCTAAATAATCTACTATTTTTGCATATATATCAGGTCTTTGTATAAAATTTAAAAATTTATATCCAAGTTCTTTGTTTTTTGAACTTTTTAACATAACCATTGAATCCATATACATTGCTCCACCACTTTTAGGTATAAAATAATCTATATTTTCTCTCATATTTTCTTCAAGTTCTAAAAATATATTTTCTGCATAGCCTTGAACTATCCAAAATTCTCCAGTTGAGAATCCCTTTGCAAAAGATTCTGCATCAAATTTTAAAATATTTTCCTTCCATTTGTTTACAAGATTTGCGGCTTCTTCTAATTGTCTTTTATCCTTTGTATTAACTGAATAATCCAAAGTTTTTAATGCTGCTCCCAAAACTTCTCTCATATCATCGAGCATTGTCATTCTATTTTTATATCTTTCATCAAGAAATATATCCCAATCTTTTTCATAGTTTTTTACATATGTTTTATTAACTGCTATTCCTGCTGCACCTAAAACATATGGAACTGAATAAAACAAACCTTCATCATACTTAATCTTCTTTAAAACTTCATTATCTAAATATTTCATATTCGGTATTTTTTCTTTATCCAATTTCTCAAGTAAATCTAACTTTATCATTATAGAAGTATAATCTCCAGAAGGAAATACTATATCATACCCTACTCCGCCTGTTATCATTATTTTTGCAAACATTTCTTCATTTGATGCAAAAACATCGTAAATTACTTTAACATCATATTCTTTTTCAAATTCTCTAAGAACTTCATTTGGAATATAATAAGACCAATTGAAAATATATAATTTTTCTTTATTATCTATAAGATTTAAAGTAATTATCAAACCAAATGATATAAGAATTAATAATGTCATCACCCATTTTATTTTCATCTAAATCCCTTTCCTTAAAATAAATATTTAAAAAATCTTCTGGTAGATACAGCCAATATAATCGTTCCAAATATCATAACTACGGATAATGCATTTATAACCGGTGATACTCCAAATCTGATCATTGAATATATTTGTAATGGTAATGTTGTCGAGCCTGGTCCAGAAACAAAAAAAGTTATTACAAAATCATCTATAGAAAGTGTTACAGTCATCAATATCGATGATATTATAGCGGGTTTTAAAACAGGCATCATAACTTTAGTTAAAGCCTGAATTTCTGTTGCTCCTAAATCATAAGATGCTTCTATTAATGAATAATCTATATCTTCCATGGCCGATAAAGCGATAAATAATACATAGGGAATGTTAAATGTAGTATGAGCTATAAATATCGTAAATAAACCCAATCTCATCTTTAATACTCCAAATAAAATTAATAATGAAACTCCAACGATGATATCTGGCATTACAAGAGAAACATAAGAAATTTTTTGAATTACATTTTTATTCTTTAAAGAATGCCATTTTAAGCCTATTGCAGCTATTGTACCTATAATCGTTGAAAATAAAGCTGAAGTTATAGCTATTGTAATGGAATTAAAAAATGCCTTCCAGATTTCACCAGAATTGGTAAAAAGTTCTTTATACCATTTTAAAGAAAATCCATTCCAATGCATACTTTTAGATGAATTAAAAGAATAAATTAAAAGAGTTATTATAGGTGTATAAAAGAATATAAAAGTTATTATCAATATAATAAGGGAAAATATTCTTCTCTCTTTTTTCATAATACCACTTTCTTCTTTTTATCATTTTTATTCATAAATATTAATATACCTGATACAGTTATTATAGTTATAAAAACTGAGATAGCAGAAGCAAGAGGCCAATTTCTTGTTATCATTAGTTCTCTTGATATCACATTACCAATCATCATTGAATTTATCCCACCAACGAGTTGAGGTATAGCATAATTTCCAAATGCAGGTATAAAAGTAAATATCATAGCTGTATATATACCAGTTTTTATATTTGGCAAAAAAACTTTAAAAATACTTTCGCTTTTAGTAGCCCCAAGATCTCTCGCTGCTTCGAGTAATGAAAAATCAAATTTTTCTATCGTCGAAAATAGTGGCAGTATTGCATATGGTAAATACGTGTAAACCATTACAGTTATTATAGATCCATTATTATATAGAAACATCAAATAATCATCTATTATTCTAAACTTCAATAATATTTGATTTAATAGTCCATTATTCCCCA is drawn from Oceanotoga teriensis and contains these coding sequences:
- a CDS encoding ABC transporter permease, giving the protein MKKERRIFSLIILIITFIFFYTPIITLLIYSFNSSKSMHWNGFSLKWYKELFTNSGEIWKAFFNSITIAITSALFSTIIGTIAAIGLKWHSLKNKNVIQKISYVSLVMPDIIVGVSLLILFGVLKMRLGLFTIFIAHTTFNIPYVLFIALSAMEDIDYSLIEASYDLGATEIQALTKVMMPVLKPAIISSILMTVTLSIDDFVITFFVSGPGSTTLPLQIYSMIRFGVSPVINALSVVMIFGTIILAVSTRRFFKYLF
- a CDS encoding ABC transporter permease, yielding MKKKYGITYITPFILWTTLFFILPTTIIFIYSFLKKALYGGVDWQLSFKAYIDLFDISLLKIFLNTSFVAIVSTIITIFFAIPSAYYIARSNHKDKLIFFIIIPFWTNFLVRIYSWIAILGNNGLLNQILLKFRIIDDYLMFLYNNGSIITVMVYTYLPYAILPLFSTIEKFDFSLLEAARDLGATKSESIFKVFLPNIKTGIYTAMIFTFIPAFGNYAIPQLVGGINSMMIGNVISRELMITRNWPLASAISVFITIITVSGILIFMNKNDKKKKVVL
- a CDS encoding extracellular solute-binding protein, coding for MKIKWVMTLLILISFGLIITLNLIDNKEKLYIFNWSYYIPNEVLREFEKEYDVKVIYDVFASNEEMFAKIMITGGVGYDIVFPSGDYTSIMIKLDLLEKLDKEKIPNMKYLDNEVLKKIKYDEGLFYSVPYVLGAAGIAVNKTYVKNYEKDWDIFLDERYKNRMTMLDDMREVLGAALKTLDYSVNTKDKRQLEEAANLVNKWKENILKFDAESFAKGFSTGEFWIVQGYAENIFLELEENMRENIDYFIPKSGGAMYMDSMVMLKSSKNKELGYKFLNFIQRPDIYAKIVDYLELPSINIKSREIREITPKYSIADLKNNEFKEDLGENVEIYNQIWQKIKLN